From Polyodon spathula isolate WHYD16114869_AA chromosome 26, ASM1765450v1, whole genome shotgun sequence, one genomic window encodes:
- the LOC121300931 gene encoding GRAM domain-containing protein 2B-like isoform X1, with protein sequence MFAILARLSHCSCVSPDVSNMAKGTFRRFRYSSLDIPRSVLVEELDETAEHSQVESEVNSEKLKKDKKKMGLQKKSYSLEEAQLAIQHRDKHQPLIRSQTFDVAPTKNNEQEKSLDRRGSLTSSSSKSSQSYSKHNKSFHKLFKDIAEEEALINSFTCALQKEVLYQGKMYVSKNYICFYSSVLLRETKVMIPVSSVALLKKQNTALLVPNALSIRTSDGEKFIFVSLRTRDITFKLLKSVCNPSENASANSSPVFSSAETSFDTPGKHLNSSQSSLDQEQETQPDSPGTPKHSKALSPQLNTIHSQPNSEDKGEDQIDRAVEQQAGDSWVWTITQKVNSYITPHESTSVNMLLIIYLLLVVVLLLSSGYIGLRIVALEQQLTSMGAWPDVSVHRGYKEA encoded by the exons ATGTTTGCGATCCTCGCTCGCCTCTCTCATTGCTCCTGTGTCAGTCCTGATGTTAGCAACATGGCTAAGGGCACATTCCGAAGGTTTCGGTACAGCTCTTTGGATATCCCACGCTCTGTTTTAGTCGAGGAGTTGGATGAAACTGCAGAGCA CTCTCAGGTAGAAAGCGAAGTGAACTCTGAGAAACTCAAGAAGGATAAGAAGAAGATGGGTCTGCAGAAGAAATCATACAGCCTGGAAGAAGCCCAGCTGGCAATCCAGCACAGAGACAAGCACCAGCCCCTTATCAG ATCTCAGACCTTCGATGTAGCGCCTACGAAAAATAACGAGCAAGAGAAAAGCCTGGATAGGAGGGGTTCCCTCACCAGCAGTTCGAGTAAAAGCAGT CAGAGTTATTCAAAGCACAATAAATCCTTCCACAAGCTGTTCAAAGACATTGCTGAAGAGGAGGCACTAATCAACA GTTTCACCTGCGCTCTGCAGAAGGAGGTCCTGTACCAAGGCAAGATGTATGTGTCCAAAAACTACATCTGCTTCTATTCCTCCGTGCTCCTCAGAGAAACCAAG GTTATGATCCCGGTGTCATCTGTAGCTCTCCTGAAGaaacagaacacagccctcctgGTGCCCAACGCACTGTCCATCCGCACCAGCGATGGAGAAAAG tttatttttgtgtctttGCGAACACGAGACATAACGTTCAAGCTCCTGAAGTCAGTCTGCAATCCCTCAGAG AATGCCAGCGCAAACAGCAGCCCAGTGTTTTCCTCTGCAGAGACAAGTTTTGACACTCCAGGGAAACACttg AACTCCAGTCAGTCTAGCCTGGACCAGGAGCAGGAAACTCAGCCAGATTCTCCAGGGACTCCGAAACACAGcaaag CTCTGTCACCGCAATTGAATACAATCCATTCGCAACCCAACAGTGAGGACAAGGGGGAAGATCAGATCGACAGGGCAGTGGAACAGCAAGCAG GCGATTCCTGGGTGTGGACTATCACTCAGAAAGTGAACTCGTACATCACGCCGCATGAATCCACCTCAGTCAACATGTTGCTTATCATCTACCTGCTACT GGTGGTTGTTCTCCTCCTGTCCTCTGGGTATATCGGGCTCCGGATCGTGGCTCTGGAGCAGCAATTGACTTCCATGGGCGCCTGGCCTGACGTCTCTGTGCACAGAGG GTACAAGGAAGCCTAA
- the LOC121300931 gene encoding GRAM domain-containing protein 2B-like isoform X2 has translation MFESRKQTFKLLLRKIDAKAAHKIKHLLYESSQVESEVNSEKLKKDKKKMGLQKKSYSLEEAQLAIQHRDKHQPLIRSQTFDVAPTKNNEQEKSLDRRGSLTSSSSKSSQSYSKHNKSFHKLFKDIAEEEALINSFTCALQKEVLYQGKMYVSKNYICFYSSVLLRETKVMIPVSSVALLKKQNTALLVPNALSIRTSDGEKFIFVSLRTRDITFKLLKSVCNPSENASANSSPVFSSAETSFDTPGKHLNSSQSSLDQEQETQPDSPGTPKHSKALSPQLNTIHSQPNSEDKGEDQIDRAVEQQAGDSWVWTITQKVNSYITPHESTSVNMLLIIYLLLVVVLLLSSGYIGLRIVALEQQLTSMGAWPDVSVHRGYKEA, from the exons CTCTCAGGTAGAAAGCGAAGTGAACTCTGAGAAACTCAAGAAGGATAAGAAGAAGATGGGTCTGCAGAAGAAATCATACAGCCTGGAAGAAGCCCAGCTGGCAATCCAGCACAGAGACAAGCACCAGCCCCTTATCAG ATCTCAGACCTTCGATGTAGCGCCTACGAAAAATAACGAGCAAGAGAAAAGCCTGGATAGGAGGGGTTCCCTCACCAGCAGTTCGAGTAAAAGCAGT CAGAGTTATTCAAAGCACAATAAATCCTTCCACAAGCTGTTCAAAGACATTGCTGAAGAGGAGGCACTAATCAACA GTTTCACCTGCGCTCTGCAGAAGGAGGTCCTGTACCAAGGCAAGATGTATGTGTCCAAAAACTACATCTGCTTCTATTCCTCCGTGCTCCTCAGAGAAACCAAG GTTATGATCCCGGTGTCATCTGTAGCTCTCCTGAAGaaacagaacacagccctcctgGTGCCCAACGCACTGTCCATCCGCACCAGCGATGGAGAAAAG tttatttttgtgtctttGCGAACACGAGACATAACGTTCAAGCTCCTGAAGTCAGTCTGCAATCCCTCAGAG AATGCCAGCGCAAACAGCAGCCCAGTGTTTTCCTCTGCAGAGACAAGTTTTGACACTCCAGGGAAACACttg AACTCCAGTCAGTCTAGCCTGGACCAGGAGCAGGAAACTCAGCCAGATTCTCCAGGGACTCCGAAACACAGcaaag CTCTGTCACCGCAATTGAATACAATCCATTCGCAACCCAACAGTGAGGACAAGGGGGAAGATCAGATCGACAGGGCAGTGGAACAGCAAGCAG GCGATTCCTGGGTGTGGACTATCACTCAGAAAGTGAACTCGTACATCACGCCGCATGAATCCACCTCAGTCAACATGTTGCTTATCATCTACCTGCTACT GGTGGTTGTTCTCCTCCTGTCCTCTGGGTATATCGGGCTCCGGATCGTGGCTCTGGAGCAGCAATTGACTTCCATGGGCGCCTGGCCTGACGTCTCTGTGCACAGAGG GTACAAGGAAGCCTAA
- the LOC121300931 gene encoding GRAM domain-containing protein 2B-like isoform X3: MGLQKKSYSLEEAQLAIQHRDKHQPLIRSQTFDVAPTKNNEQEKSLDRRGSLTSSSSKSSQSYSKHNKSFHKLFKDIAEEEALINSFTCALQKEVLYQGKMYVSKNYICFYSSVLLRETKVMIPVSSVALLKKQNTALLVPNALSIRTSDGEKFIFVSLRTRDITFKLLKSVCNPSENASANSSPVFSSAETSFDTPGKHLNSSQSSLDQEQETQPDSPGTPKHSKALSPQLNTIHSQPNSEDKGEDQIDRAVEQQAGDSWVWTITQKVNSYITPHESTSVNMLLIIYLLLVVVLLLSSGYIGLRIVALEQQLTSMGAWPDVSVHRGYKEA, from the exons ATGGGTCTGCAGAAGAAATCATACAGCCTGGAAGAAGCCCAGCTGGCAATCCAGCACAGAGACAAGCACCAGCCCCTTATCAG ATCTCAGACCTTCGATGTAGCGCCTACGAAAAATAACGAGCAAGAGAAAAGCCTGGATAGGAGGGGTTCCCTCACCAGCAGTTCGAGTAAAAGCAGT CAGAGTTATTCAAAGCACAATAAATCCTTCCACAAGCTGTTCAAAGACATTGCTGAAGAGGAGGCACTAATCAACA GTTTCACCTGCGCTCTGCAGAAGGAGGTCCTGTACCAAGGCAAGATGTATGTGTCCAAAAACTACATCTGCTTCTATTCCTCCGTGCTCCTCAGAGAAACCAAG GTTATGATCCCGGTGTCATCTGTAGCTCTCCTGAAGaaacagaacacagccctcctgGTGCCCAACGCACTGTCCATCCGCACCAGCGATGGAGAAAAG tttatttttgtgtctttGCGAACACGAGACATAACGTTCAAGCTCCTGAAGTCAGTCTGCAATCCCTCAGAG AATGCCAGCGCAAACAGCAGCCCAGTGTTTTCCTCTGCAGAGACAAGTTTTGACACTCCAGGGAAACACttg AACTCCAGTCAGTCTAGCCTGGACCAGGAGCAGGAAACTCAGCCAGATTCTCCAGGGACTCCGAAACACAGcaaag CTCTGTCACCGCAATTGAATACAATCCATTCGCAACCCAACAGTGAGGACAAGGGGGAAGATCAGATCGACAGGGCAGTGGAACAGCAAGCAG GCGATTCCTGGGTGTGGACTATCACTCAGAAAGTGAACTCGTACATCACGCCGCATGAATCCACCTCAGTCAACATGTTGCTTATCATCTACCTGCTACT GGTGGTTGTTCTCCTCCTGTCCTCTGGGTATATCGGGCTCCGGATCGTGGCTCTGGAGCAGCAATTGACTTCCATGGGCGCCTGGCCTGACGTCTCTGTGCACAGAGG GTACAAGGAAGCCTAA
- the LOC121300751 gene encoding fizzy-related protein homolog, which yields MDQDYERRLLQQINIHNENASPSTPEVRRTLTPMNSPMSSPSKHGDRFIPSRAGANWSINFHRINENEKSPSQNRKTKDATADNSKADGLAYSALLKNELLGAGIEKVQDPQTEDRRLQPSTPEKRSLFSYSLSAKRASPDDGNDVSPYSLSPVSSKSQKLLRSPRKPTRKISKIPFKVLDAPELQDDFYLNLVDWSSLNVLSVGLGTCVYLWSACTSQVTRLCDLSVEGDSVTSVGWSERGNLVAVGTHKGFVQIWDAAAGKKTSTLEGHTARVGALAWNADQLSSGSRDRMILQRDIRTPPLQSERRLQGHRQEVCGLKWSTDHQLLASGGNDNKLLVWNHSSTIPVQQYTEHLAAVKAIAWSPHQHGLLASGGGTADRCIRFWNTLTGQPLQCIDTGSQVCNLAWSKHANELVSTHGYSQNQILVWKYPSLTQAAKLTGHSYRVLYLAMSPDGEAIVTGAGDETLRFWNVFSKTRSTKESVSVLNLFTRIR from the exons ATGGACCAGGACTATGAGCGACGTCTCCTTCAACAGATTAACATTCACAATGAGAACGCCAGCCCCTCT ACTCCAGAAGTCAGACGGACCCTGACCCCCATGAACTCGCCCATGTCCTCCCCCAGTAAACACGGAGACAGATTCATCCCATCCAGGGCAGGGGCGAACTGGAGCATCAACTTCCACAGAATAAAT GAAAATGAGAAGTCCCCCagtcaaaacagaaaaacaaaggatGCAACAGCTGATAACAGCAAAG cgGATGGTCTTGCCTATTCTGCCTTGTTAAAGAACGAGTTGCTGGGGGCTGGGATCGAGAAGGTGCAAGACCCCCAGACAGAAGACAGGAGGTTACAGCCCTCCACCCCAGAGAAGAGAAGCCTTTTCAGT TACTCCCTCAGTGCCAAGCGTGCCAGTCCGGATGATGGAAATGACGTGTCACCCTATTCATTATCCCCTGTTAGCAGTAAGAG CCAGAAACTGTTAAGGTCCCCGCGAAAGCCAACGCGGAAGATTTCTAAGATCCCGTTTAAAGTGCTTGATGCCCCAGAGCTCCAGGACGACTTCTATCTAAACCTGGTGGACTGGTCATCTCTCAACGTGCTCAGTGTGGGGCTGGGCACCTGCGTCTACCTGTGGAGTGCTTGCACCAGCCAG GTGACCCGTCTTTGTGACCTGTCAGTGGAAGGAGATTCTGTTACGTCTGTTGGCTGGTCGGAAAGA GGGAATCTGGTTGCTGTTGGAACCCACAAGGGCTTTGTACAGATCTGGGACGCAGCAGCTGGGAAGAAGACCTCAACGTTGGAAGGGCACACTGCTCGAGTGG gtGCTCTGGCCTGGAACGCGGACCAGCTCTCCTCTGGCAGTCGGGACCGCATGATTCTGCAGCGGGATATCCGTACGCCTCCACTGCAGTCAGAGCGCCGGCTGCAGGGACACAGGCAGGAGGTGTGCGGCTTGAAGTGGAGCACCGACCACCAGCTGCTTGCCTCTGGAGGCAATGACAACAAG TTGCTAGTGTGGAACCACTCCAGCACGATCCCGGTGCAGCAGTACACAGAGCACCTGGCTGCAGTGAAGGCTATCGCGTGGTCCCCACACCAGCACGGGCTCCTGGCCTCTGGCGGGGGCACTGCTGATCGCTGCATCCGCTTCTGGAACACCCTGACTGGGCAGCCCCTGCAGTGCATAGACACGGGCTCCCAGGTCTGCAACCTAGCCTGGTCCAAACACGCCAACGAACTG GTGAGCACACATGGCTATTCTCAAAACCAGATCCTGGTGTGGAAATACCCTTCGTTAACACAGGCTGCCAAGCTCACCGGGCACTCGTACAGAGTCCTGTACCTG GCAATGTCTCCAGATGGAGAAGCAATAGTAACGGGAGCAGGGGATGAAACGCTGAGGTTTTGGAATGTATTTAGCAAAACACGCTCAACAAAG GAATCTGTATCTGTTTTAAACCTCTTCACTAGAATACGATAA